The following are encoded together in the Oncorhynchus masou masou isolate Uvic2021 chromosome 5, UVic_Omas_1.1, whole genome shotgun sequence genome:
- the LOC135540047 gene encoding cyclin-dependent kinase 18-like: MKNFKRRFSLSVPRTETIEENEFTEQINQLNIQHTQALTPDSLTLPSLHLEASPSPVSPEPATTGAQSPSQLQYRSKAPHRHFSMVDVSKRMSLPMDIRLPPEILKKLQMQREMEHENNSPPCKPLSRMSRRASLSDIGFGKLETYVKLGKLGEGTYATVFKGRSKLTENLVALKEIRLEHEEGAPCTAIREVSLLKNLKHANIVTLHDIIHTERSLTLVFEYLDSDLKQYLDNCGNLMCMNNVKIFMFQLLRGLSYCHKRKILHRDLKPQNLLINDKGELKLADFGLARAKSVPTKTYSNEVVTLWYRPPEVLLGTTEYSTPIDMWGVGCILFEMATGRPMFPGSTVKEELHLVFRLIGTPTEDSWPGISNNDEFRSYMFSQYRPQPLINHVPRLDSEGIDMLTALLLYDTRTRVSAEASLRHPYFLSLGENIHSLVDTSSVFSLREIQLQKDPGHRSSVFQPPGRGKNRRQSIF, encoded by the exons ATGAAGAACTTTAAGCGACgtttctctctgtccgtccctcgcACCGAAACCATAGAGGAGAACGAGTTCACCGAGCAAATCAACCAGCTCAACATCCAACACACTCAGG CACTGACTCCAGACAGCCTGACCCTGCCGTCGCTGCACCTTGAGGCCAGTCCCAGTCCAGTGAGCCCTGAGCCAGCCACGACCGGAGCACAGTCCCCCTCCCAGCTCCAGTACCGCAGCAAAGCGCCCCACCGACACTTCTCTATGGtg GATGTGAGTAAGCGTATGTCTCTGCCCATGGACATCCGCCTGCCTCCAGAGATCCTCAAAAAGCTACAGATGCAGAGAGAAATGGAGCATGAGAACAACTCTCCTCCCTGCAAACCCCTCAGCCGCATGTCTCGCCGTGCTTCACTG TCTGACATTGGCTTTGGAAAGCTGGAGACGTACGTGAAACTGGGAAAACTGGGAGAG GGGACATATGCCACGGTGTTTAAGGGGCGGAGCAAACTGACGGAAAACCTGGTGGCGCTGAAAGAGATTAGGTTAGAGCACGAGGAGGGAGCGCCCTGTACAGCTATCAGGGAAG TGTCTCTACTGAAGAACCTAAAACATGCCAACATTGTCACGCTGCATGACATCATACACACAGAACGCTCCCTCACTCTAGTCTTTGAGTACCTG gacagtgatctgaaACAGTACCTGGACAACTGTGGAAACCTCATGTGCATGAACAATGTCAAG atCTTTATGTTCCAGTTGTTACGTGGTCTGTCCTACTGCCATAAGAGGAAGATCCTTCACAGAGACCTCAAACCTCAGAACCTGCTCATCAACGACAAGGGAGAGCTCAAACTAGCAGACTTcg GTCTGGCCCGGGCCAAGTCTGTGCCAACTAAGACCTACTCCAATGAGGTGGTGACTCTATGGTACCGCCCCCCTGAAGTACTGCTGGGTACCACAGAGTACTCTACACCCATCGACATGTG GGGCGTGGGATGTATTCTATTTGAGATGGCGACGGGTCGTCCCATGTTCCCCGGCTCCACAGTGAAGGAGGAGCTGCACTTAGTCTTCAGACTCATTG GTACACCAACCGAGGACAGCTGGCCAGGTATCTCCAATAATGATGAGTTCAGATCCTACATGTTCTCCCAGTACAGACCTCAACCACTCATCAACCACGTGCCCAG GCTGGATAGTGAGGGGATTGACATGCTTACTGCTCTACTCCTG TATGACACTAGGACCAGAGTCTCGGCTGAAGCATCTCTTAGACACCCCTACTTCCTCAGCCTGGGAGAGAACATCCACAGCCTCGTAGaca CCTCCTCAGTGTTTTCCCTCAGAGAGATTCAACTGCAGAAAGACCCAGGCCACCGCAGCTCAGTGTTCCAGCCTCCAG GTCGAGGAAAGAACAGAAGACAGAGCATATTCTAA